One window of the Pararge aegeria chromosome 22, ilParAegt1.1, whole genome shotgun sequence genome contains the following:
- the LOC120633821 gene encoding uncharacterized protein LOC120633821, producing the protein MGWLKNKFLKICAILIFESASSIYCLHVVPTSYPCCDNIGSISNFGTGVISTPVYPLNLDSETDPFKSGQKAFGLVMPPPFAPDDDTSAGYQTKAYSCSLIPCLEEETTGTVCACNFNTGNVVTFKNSCDVKKHNCRFNTAFKVILNEICPWEFESRRSNKIFEVNYNDPKYYNK; encoded by the exons atgggGTGGTTAAAGAATAAATTCCTTAAAATATGCG ctatattaatttttgaatcCGCTAGCAGTATATATTGCTTACATGTAGTTCCTACGTCGTATCCCTGTTGCGATAATATAGGTTCAATATCAAACTTTGGTACTGGTGTGATATCTACTCCAGTATATCCACTCAATCTGGATTCTGAAACTGATCCCTTCAAAAGTGGCCAAAAAGCATTCGGACTTGTGATGCCACCACCATTTGCACCCGACGATGATACAAGTGCTGGATATCAGACCAAGGCCTACAGTTGTTCCTTGATACCGTGTCTCGAAGAAGAAACGACAGGGACAGTGTGCGCCTGCAATTTTAATACGGGCAATgttgttacttttaaaaatagttgcgatgtaaaaaaacacaattgtcGCTTTAATACAG caTTCAAGGTTATTCTAAACGAGATTTGCCCGTGGGAATTTGAATCGAGgcgaagtaataaaatatttgaagtaaattataacgatcctaaatactataataaataa